The genomic window GTCGCGTACATGTCATGGCGCAGTGCAGCTTCGCGCACGGTGCGCTTGAAGAAAAACACCTCATCCGCCAAGCCCAGCGGCTTGTTGTGGAAGAAGTTGATCTCCATCTGCCCTGCCCCGACTTCGTGGATCAGCGTGTCCACGTTGAGCTCCATCTTGTCGGAGTAGTCGTAGATTTCTTCAAACAAGGGGTCGAACTCGTTTACCGCGTCGATGCTGTAGGCCTGGCGGGAGGTCTCGGCACGCCCGCTGCGGCCCACCGGTGCACGCAACAGGGTGTTAGGGTCGGTGTTACGAGCGGTAAGGTAAAACTCCAACTCGGGAGCCACAATCGGCTGAAGCCCCTCCGCAGCGTAAAGATCAAGGACCCGGCGCAACACGCTGCGCGGTGCAAAAGGCACCAGCTTGCCCTCGTGGTCAAAGCAGTCGTGAATGACCTGCGCCGTAGGATCTGTAGCCCACGGGACGATACGCACCGAAGATGGATCGGGCCTCAGCTGCATGTCTTTGTCGGTGGGGTCAATGACGTCGTAGTACGGGCCACTTTCAGGAAACTCCCCTGTCACCCCCATGGCCACAATCGCTTGCGGAAGCCGCATGCCACGGTCTTCGGTGAACTTGGCGCGTGGCAGGATTTTTCCGCGAGCGACTCCGGTCAAGTCGGGCACCAAACACTCCACCTCCGTGACCCGGCGCTCATTGAGCCATTGCTCCAGATCGTTGAAATTCATGTTTTTGTTTTCCGTCATGTTGTATCTCCTTGGGGTGCTGCACCGCCATCATGCCTGCAGTGCGGCGCTGTAGACCAAATCATTCTGGTGCAAAATTGGTTGCAAACCGGAGCCATTTAAAAGACCTTCATGGTGCCACTTTAACCATTTGCATCCCCATGCTGTCAGAACTCATCCTCAGTGAAATGCACCAGCTCAGCAGCAAAGGGCAGATGCCGCTGCACCGCCAACTGTATGAAGCCCTGCGCCGGGCAGTGCTGCAAGGCAAGCTCCATGCCGGAGACAAGCTCCCCTCCAGCCGCGAACTCACCCAGGATCTGAACTTGTCGCGCAACACAGTAGTGGCCGCCATCAACCAGCTGGTCACCGAGGGCTACCTTGTCAGTAGGGTGGGCAGTGGCACCTATGTCAACGAGCAATCACGCCAGGTGACGCGCCTCCAGCCAGCGCGGGAAGACAAGGGGTCCGGGCTGTCGAGCCGGGGAGTTGCCGTGTCCACCCAGTTCACCTCCGCCCAACTCGAAGTGCAGCCGTTTACCCCGGGTGTGGCCGACTTCAGCGCTTTCCCGGTGGCTCTTTGGCAACGCCTGCAAAACAAGCATTGGCGCATGACCTACCCCGAGATGCTGGACTACTCGTACGGCGGCGGCCACACCCCTTTGAGGCGTGCAGTGGCCGACTACCTCCGGGTATCGCGGAGTGTGCCGGTCGATATGGATCAGGTGTTGATCAC from Rhodoferax potami includes these protein-coding regions:
- a CDS encoding glutamine synthetase family protein, coding for MTENKNMNFNDLEQWLNERRVTEVECLVPDLTGVARGKILPRAKFTEDRGMRLPQAIVAMGVTGEFPESGPYYDVIDPTDKDMQLRPDPSSVRIVPWATDPTAQVIHDCFDHEGKLVPFAPRSVLRRVLDLYAAEGLQPIVAPELEFYLTARNTDPNTLLRAPVGRSGRAETSRQAYSIDAVNEFDPLFEEIYDYSDKMELNVDTLIHEVGAGQMEINFFHNKPLGLADEVFFFKRTVREAALRHDMYATFMAKPIAGEPGSAMHVHQSLVDVESGKNVFSNEDGTPSEAFMHYIGGLQRYIPAAMVLVAPYVNSYRRLSRNTAAPINIEWGYDNRTVGIRSPISSPAARRVENRVIGADANPYVAMAMTLACGYLGLKNKIKPKPEMRGDAYLSPYALPRSLGEALDWLRKETDLHEVLGKEFVTVYSEIKELEFDEFMKVISPWEREHLLLHV